The Candidatus Bipolaricaulota bacterium genome contains the following window.
GCAGGGGATCATCTCCAAGCTTGGGTTCGCCGGAGGAATGAACCCGTCCGACTACTGGTGGGTCGTGCTCGCTCCGCTCGTGATCGTCGCCGGCGGGACGTTCTCCAGCCTCATTGCGATCCTGTACGTGCGGGTGAGCGGCCGGGCGGAGAACGTGCAGGGGATCCTGATGCGGGGGACGCGGATCGCGGCACTTCTGACCGCGGTGACCACTTTTCTCTTCTGCTGGTTCTCCCCCCTCTCCCTTAACATCTTCTACGAGGTGCTCCTCGGGCTGATCACCGGAGTGGCGATCGGGTTCTTCTCCGAGTACTACACCTCGACCACCTACAAGCCGGCACGCGAGCTGGCCAAGATGAACCAGAACGGACCGGGGATCGGAGTGGCCGAAGGGCTGGCCCTGGGGATGCTGAGCACCTTCCTTCCGGTCGTCGTCCTCGCCGGGGCGATCATCGGGGCGTATCAGTTCGGAAACTTGCTTGGAGTAGCGTTCGCGGCGATGGGGATGCTCTCGTTCGTGGCGATGACCGTGTCGGTCGATACCTACGGCCCGATCGCGGATAACGCCGGCGGGATCGCGACGATGGCCGAGCTTCCGCCCGAGGTGCGGGAGCGGACCGACAAGCTCGACGCGGTCGGAAATACGACCGCAGCGATCGGAAAGGGATTCGCCATCGGTTCAGCGGCGTTCGCCGCCCTCGGGCTGATCGCCTCCTACCTGTGGTCGGCGATCGGGAGCGCCTCCCAGGTCGTCGCGCCGCAGCTCCCGATTGTGGGACAGATTGCGGCCAATCTATCCCCAACCGGAAGCCCGATCGAGGTGGGGGCGTACGTGATCGCCGGTCTGATCCTCGGGGCAATGGTCCCCTACGTCTTCTCCGCCCTCCTTATCCGCGGAGTGAGCCACACCGCCGGGCTGTTGGTGGAGGAGATCCGCCGCCAGTTCAAGGAGAACCCGAAGATCATGGCCGGGGAAGAGCCAGCCGACTTCAACCGCTGCATCTCGATCACCGCCCACGGGGGACTGCACAAGATGTTCCTCCCAGCGATAATCGCGGTAGTCACTCCGCTCGCGTTCGGACTGATCTTCGGCCGCTACGCCCTCGGTGGGTTCCTGATCGGAGGATTGCTTTCGGCGATCCAGCTCGCCATCTTCTGCGGGAACGCCGGCGGGGCGATGGACAACGC
Protein-coding sequences here:
- a CDS encoding sodium-translocating pyrophosphatase codes for the protein DLVGKVEMHIPEDDPRNPATIADNVGDNVGDVGGLGADLLESFIGAIISVIVMVLYLYVGRDNPSLQGIISKLGFAGGMNPSDYWWVVLAPLVIVAGGTFSSLIAILYVRVSGRAENVQGILMRGTRIAALLTAVTTFLFCWFSPLSLNIFYEVLLGLITGVAIGFFSEYYTSTTYKPARELAKMNQNGPGIGVAEGLALGMLSTFLPVVVLAGAIIGAYQFGNLLGVAFAAMGMLSFVAMTVSVDTYGPIADNAGGIATMAELPPEVRERTDKLDAVGNTTAAIGKGFAIGSAAFAALGLIASYLWSAIGSASQVVAPQLPIVGQIAANLSPTGSPIEVGAYVIAGLILGAMVPYVFSALLIRGVSHTAGLLVEEIRRQFKENPKIMAGEEPADFNRCISITAHGGLHKMFLPAIIAVVTPLAFGLIFGRYALGGFLIGGLLSAIQLAIFCGNAGGAMDNAKKYIEEGHYGGKGSEAHDSSVVGDTVGDPLKDTVGPSLDILIKLMSVVSLVFASLFPIYPIWGG